The Gemmatimonas aurantiaca T-27 DNA segment GGGCGCGCGAACACCTCGGGCCGTAATCGACTGGAGTTCTCCCGCCTCCGGCACGGCGAGCTTCTGTTCAACGGCGCGGCGCACGACCGCCTTCGCCAGCGGGTGCTGCGAGCGCTGCTCGACGGACGCGGCGTTGATGAGCACCATGACATCCGCAACGCCCGTCATTGGCACGATGTCTGTGACGGACGGCTCGCCGACCGTGATCGTGCCGGTCTTGTCGAATGCCAGCGACCGAATTGATCCCAGGGCTTCGAGGTGCGCGCCGCCTTTGATCAACACCCCATTGCGCGCGGCCTGCGCGATGCCCGCGAGTACCGCCGCCGGCGTGCCGAGTGCCAATGCGCACGGCGACGCGGCAACCAGCACTGCCATGGCGCGGGCGAAGGATTCCGACCAAGACAGCAGGCCGAGCAGCGGTGGCACCACGATCAGCAGCACGTCGCCGATCAGCACCAGCGGCACAAAAACGCGGGCGAAACGCTCAGTGAACTGCTGCGTTGGCGCCTTCTGGGTCTGCGCCTCCGACACGAGCTTGATCACGCGGTCCAGCGTGCGATCACCGATGGCGACGGTGACGTCGATGAGGAGCGCCCCCTCCCCGTTTACGCTGCCGGCGAACATCGGATCGCCGGGCGCCTTGTCGACCGGGACGCTCTCGCCCGTGATCGGCGCCTGATTCACACCGGAGCGCCCCTCGCGCACCGTACCGTCCACTGGCACGCGCTCGGCCGGTTTCACGATCACCACATCGCCGGGTCGCACAAGATCGATGCCGACGACGACCTCCCGCTGCACGCCGTTCTCGGCGCGAAGCACCGTGGCGCGCGATGGCGCCAGCTCCGCGAGCGCCGTGATGGCACTCCTCGCCCGGCCGAGCGCGTAATGCTCGAGCGCATGACCGAGGCTGAACAGGACGAGCAGCAGTGCACCCTCAGCCCACTCGCCCAGCACGGCCGCCCCGGCGGCTGCCACGACCATCAGGAGATCGATGTTGAAGTGGAACTTGCCGCGCCGGAGATCGCCCAGGAAATGCCCGACGTTATCCCGCGCGCCAAAAACGTACGAGAGGACGTAGGTCGTGATGGGAATCCACCGCGGCTCGAACGCGTTCCGCTCCAGAAGCCAGCCTGCGAGCAACAGCGCGCCGGACATGAGGCTCCACGCGAGTTCGCGGTTGCGCGCGTACCAGCCCTGCGACGCTGCGACTGCGTCCTCAGCCTGCTTGGGCGCAGCGGATGCTGCGCGCACCGCCGCGTCGATCTGCTCGTCGGTCGCTACAGTGCGGTCGTATTCGACGCGCGCGACCTGCGCGGCGAGGTTGACCGATGCGGCCGTCACCCCCGGTACGGCGCGCAGCTCAGACTCGAGCCTCGTGCCGTCGTCTTCGGTCGCGACAAGCCGGATCGGCAGGAGTCGATGTGCATACTGCGCGCTGATCGAGGCCCCGGCACCGCGCGCCATGCCTTCCACCTCGCTCAGCGTGATCTGGTCCGGATCGTAGTGCAGGCACAGGACCGGCCTCGTCACGGGGGCCGCTCCGCCCGGTTCGAGGTCGCCGACGTCGAGCACGTGCGCCTGAGCCACGCCCGGTTGGCCTTCGAGCACGGTCACGAGACGGATGATGCATGCATCGCGGGTGTCAGGCGCGTCAGGGAGCAGCAGCGGAAGATCGAGCCGTGTAACCTGGGACATAGGGGTCATTTCACTCCCTCGCCATCCAGCTGCGGCCCTCGCTGTTCTGCGCCCTCACGACGTGCCGGCATCGCGTTGCCGTTCGTGACGTTGTCGTTCACGGGTCCAGGCCGGTGTGGGGGAGATTGCTCGTGGCTGTCTGGGCCTGCGCCGCCGCACGTCGGGCTTCTCGTCGTGCGCGCCACGATTCCCCAGCGGCGAACAGCGTGGGAAGTACGAACAGCGTGAGCAACGTCGAAGTGACCAAGCCCCCGATCACCACCGTTGCCAGGGGGCGTTGCACCTCAGCGCCCGTGCCATGCGACAGCGCGACAGGCACGAAGCCGAGGCTTGCCACCAACGCGGTCATCAGCACTGGCCGAAGCCGCTCGCGCGCGCCGCCGAGCGCCGCGTCGAGCGGCGTTGCGCCGCGCGCACGTGCGCGTTGCACGGTCGTCAGGAGCACAAGCCCATTGAGCACCGCCACACCGAACAAGGCGATGAAGCCGATGCTGGCCGATACGGAGAGGTGGAGCCCACGCGTCCAGAGGGCAAGCACGCCGCCCACCGCCGCGAACGGCAGGTTCACCAGCACGAGCCCGGCCAGCCACCACGAGCGGAGCGACGCCCACAGGAGGAGCGCGATCAGCAGGATCGACAGGGGCACGACGACCTGAAGGCGGGCCATCGCGCGCTGCTGATTCTCGAACGCGCCGCCGTAGGTGACGAAAACGGCGGGTGGGACCGTGACCCGCGACTCGATGGCGCGGCGTACGTCGGCCGCGAACCCTCCCAAGTCGCGGCCCGCCACGTTGGACTGCACGAGCGTGTAGCGCTGCGCACGTTCCCGACTGACCTGAACCGGGCCGTTCTCGAGGCGGATGTCTGCGATCTGTGAGAGCGCGATACGCGCGCCGCCGGACGCGCCGCCGACCGGGGCCGGCACCGTGATCGCGCCGATGGCTTCGGGCGACGTGCGCAATGCCTGCGGGTAGTAGACCGCCACGTCGACCGCGTAGCTGCCTTCGATGAGCTGCGAGACGGGCTTGCCGCCTACCGCGGTCTCGAGCGCTTCCTGCACCTCCGCCATCGGGATGCCAAAGCGCGCCATCGCGGCGCGGTCGAGCCGGACGTTCAGGTAGCCTTGGCCGGCGGTCTGCTCGATCTGCACTTCGTCCGCGCCGGGCACACTGCGCACTACGCCTGCGACCTGCTCTGCCACTTGGCGCGTAATGACCGGGTCATCGCCGAAGATTTTGATCGCCAAGTCGGCCCGGACGCCCGAGATGAGCTCATCGAGCCGCATCTGCATGGGCTGCGTCATGCTGATGGCGATCCCCGGGACGCGATCTTCGAGCCGCTCGGTGATCTCGCGTTCCATCGAGTCCTTGTCCACGCCGCGCCGCCACTGATCGCGCGGCTTGAGCATGACGAAGATGTCGGCCTGGTTGACGCCCATCGGGTCGCTACCGATCTCCGCGCGCCCCACGCGGCTCACGACGGTGGTCACCTCGGGCGACAGGCGCACCGTCCGTTCGAGTTCCTCCTGCATCGCCACGGAGCGCGTCAGCGAGATGGTCGGGTCCTTGGTCGCCGAGATAAGCAGCGACCCTTCGTCGAGTTGCGGCAGAAACTCGGTGCCGAGACGCGGGACAACGAACAGGGTGGCGAGCAGCAGGGTCAAGGCAACGAAGACCGTGACTCCTGGGCGTCCCATCACCGCGCCCAGTGCTCGCGCATAGCGCCGGTCGAGGGCGTGCTC contains these protein-coding regions:
- a CDS encoding heavy metal translocating P-type ATPase, translating into MTVLEGQPGVAQAHVLDVGDLEPGGAAPVTRPVLCLHYDPDQITLSEVEGMARGAGASISAQYAHRLLPIRLVATEDDGTRLESELRAVPGVTAASVNLAAQVARVEYDRTVATDEQIDAAVRAASAAPKQAEDAVAASQGWYARNRELAWSLMSGALLLAGWLLERNAFEPRWIPITTYVLSYVFGARDNVGHFLGDLRRGKFHFNIDLLMVVAAAGAAVLGEWAEGALLLVLFSLGHALEHYALGRARSAITALAELAPSRATVLRAENGVQREVVVGIDLVRPGDVVIVKPAERVPVDGTVREGRSGVNQAPITGESVPVDKAPGDPMFAGSVNGEGALLIDVTVAIGDRTLDRVIKLVSEAQTQKAPTQQFTERFARVFVPLVLIGDVLLIVVPPLLGLLSWSESFARAMAVLVAASPCALALGTPAAVLAGIAQAARNGVLIKGGAHLEALGSIRSLAFDKTGTITVGEPSVTDIVPMTGVADVMVLINAASVEQRSQHPLAKAVVRRAVEQKLAVPEAGELQSITARGVRAPVDGAVVEIGRALLFEDAGVVVPQDVRDAVTRLENAGRSTMIVRRVGHTPEFLGVLGLADEPRANARATLVALRGAGIQRIIMLTGDNAGVGNEVGTAVGVDEVRAGLLPEDKVSSIKELAARGPVAMVGDGVNDAPALAHATVGIAMGGAGTAAALETADVALMGDDLSRLPFAIALSRQAKRVIRQNLFVSLGVIVALVAVTVSGMASIGPAVIAHEGSTLVVIANALRLLRFRAKG
- a CDS encoding efflux RND transporter permease subunit, with protein sequence MATPETPRSTADAMEGETTNGVVERLVAWSIRQRLTVLVLVLAVAAAGLWALRTLRVDAFPDLTDVQVQVLIEAPGLSPVEVERLTTFPLETALQGLPDVTLVRSVSKYGFAAVTVVFEDHVDIQRARTLVSERLQGARSALPPGADASLGPLSSASSEIFMYKLLQDSASNTGERLDTRALRTLQDRVIRPQLRTVAGVTEVNSFGGEVRQAQVVVRPERLASFGLTLHDVVEAVESNNAVAAGGYLEHRDEQYILRGLGAAATLDDLRNTVIRASKAGVPVLIGDVADVRYGAELRQGAVSHDGLGEVVSGIVMMLRGENSREVVARVRERVADINRSLPPGVKVIPYYDQTDLVGGTLRTVSTNLVEGGLLVIAVLLLFLGNVRAALLVAATIPLSLLCAFLGMRWLGLSANLLSLGAIDFGMIVDGAVVMTEHFVRTLHGDEERGELPSTNKGIATRLLAAAHEVARPIAFGVLIIMLVYVPILSLQGLEARMFRPMAITVAIALFGSLLLALCFIPAASTWVFRRGARESKNAQRVEHALDRRYARALGAVMGRPGVTVFVALTLLLATLFVVPRLGTEFLPQLDEGSLLISATKDPTISLTRSVAMQEELERTVRLSPEVTTVVSRVGRAEIGSDPMGVNQADIFVMLKPRDQWRRGVDKDSMEREITERLEDRVPGIAISMTQPMQMRLDELISGVRADLAIKIFGDDPVITRQVAEQVAGVVRSVPGADEVQIEQTAGQGYLNVRLDRAAMARFGIPMAEVQEALETAVGGKPVSQLIEGSYAVDVAVYYPQALRTSPEAIGAITVPAPVGGASGGARIALSQIADIRLENGPVQVSRERAQRYTLVQSNVAGRDLGGFAADVRRAIESRVTVPPAVFVTYGGAFENQQRAMARLQVVVPLSILLIALLLWASLRSWWLAGLVLVNLPFAAVGGVLALWTRGLHLSVSASIGFIALFGVAVLNGLVLLTTVQRARARGATPLDAALGGARERLRPVLMTALVASLGFVPVALSHGTGAEVQRPLATVVIGGLVTSTLLTLFVLPTLFAAGESWRARREARRAAAQAQTATSNLPHTGLDP